A single region of the Lentisphaera araneosa HTCC2155 genome encodes:
- a CDS encoding metallophosphoesterase family protein, with protein MPITLPPISRRQFIKNSIALGGTAFIAPSALASAESESIPLDPNRVALFSDTHISADPKQSYPGTKWPGSPVKDGDHEWVNMADAFTQAANSVIALNPRPAHLIINGDCALSNGKEGEYKELFRLIEPLRAAGITVHVTIGNHDNREKLWKLLPFLKKQQMGIHADVIELPHANLILLDSKTRSLGGNQLAWLSQQLDQRADKPALIFSHYNPYANRGVRPIPGLRDGKALLKLLAKRKHARAYINGHTHEWQHDQQDHLHIVNLPAVAYYFGKGHANAWVDMKLTETSADLELQCINSKHKQHGDRRQLILKNI; from the coding sequence ATGCCCATTACCCTTCCACCGATTAGTCGCCGTCAATTCATCAAGAATTCAATCGCTCTGGGTGGCACCGCTTTTATAGCGCCTAGTGCCTTGGCCTCCGCAGAAAGTGAAAGCATCCCCTTAGACCCAAACCGCGTCGCTTTGTTTTCAGACACTCACATCAGTGCCGACCCCAAGCAATCCTACCCAGGAACCAAATGGCCGGGTTCGCCAGTCAAAGATGGCGATCATGAATGGGTGAACATGGCCGATGCTTTTACTCAAGCAGCCAATAGCGTTATTGCTCTCAATCCTCGCCCAGCTCATCTCATCATCAATGGTGATTGCGCTCTCAGCAATGGCAAAGAAGGCGAGTACAAAGAACTCTTCAGGCTCATTGAGCCACTGCGTGCGGCCGGCATCACTGTACATGTCACCATTGGTAATCACGACAATCGCGAGAAGTTGTGGAAATTGCTTCCCTTCCTCAAGAAGCAGCAAATGGGGATTCATGCTGATGTAATTGAACTGCCCCATGCCAACCTCATACTTTTGGATTCAAAAACCCGTTCCTTAGGTGGAAATCAGTTAGCTTGGCTCAGCCAACAACTCGACCAACGTGCGGATAAGCCCGCCCTCATTTTCAGTCACTATAATCCCTATGCTAACCGTGGCGTACGTCCTATCCCAGGCTTGCGTGATGGCAAAGCGCTCTTGAAACTTCTGGCTAAGCGAAAGCACGCAAGGGCCTACATCAATGGACATACTCATGAGTGGCAGCACGATCAACAGGATCATCTCCATATCGTCAATCTACCCGCGGTCGCCTACTACTTTGGCAAAGGTCACGCCAATGCTTGGGTTGATATGAAACTTACAGAAACTTCCGCTGATCTCGAGTTACAATGCATCAACTCCAAACACAAGCAGCATGGTGATCGAAGACAGCTCATTTTAAAAAACATCTAG
- a CDS encoding type II secretion system protein, which yields MKFNIEVSMRILGGKNNEKKRVILNKSFTLIELLVVVAIIGILASLLLPVLGKARKKAKQTVCKSQLKQIHLAMTMYELDNDQFLPEVRGNTPNAHSRPWYWTLAPYLSIDREETGPMREVEVSIDSNIFKCPSNDSLNVPVYGTSTNITGYAMPQWAGWGGQSALYSPIKTTNVSEPSHAMLLGETDLKYYLNGGDANLTNSLYHDGLNNRLFIDGHVGQGFQNQGFIEVPIRTPYYFSWSKNSGY from the coding sequence TTGAAATTTAATATTGAGGTTTCTATGAGAATTTTAGGTGGCAAAAATAATGAAAAGAAAAGAGTTATCTTAAATAAATCTTTTACTTTAATTGAATTACTCGTGGTGGTAGCGATTATCGGGATATTGGCCAGCTTACTCTTGCCCGTTTTAGGAAAAGCCCGCAAAAAAGCAAAGCAAACAGTATGCAAGAGCCAACTTAAGCAAATTCATTTGGCGATGACTATGTACGAGCTCGACAATGATCAGTTCTTACCAGAGGTTCGTGGTAATACTCCTAATGCGCATTCACGACCATGGTATTGGACTTTAGCACCTTATTTAAGCATAGACCGAGAGGAGACGGGCCCCATGCGCGAGGTTGAGGTAAGTATTGATAGCAATATCTTTAAATGTCCTAGTAATGATTCACTTAATGTCCCTGTGTATGGAACTAGTACAAATATTACTGGTTATGCAATGCCTCAATGGGCAGGTTGGGGAGGCCAAAGTGCCCTGTATTCTCCGATTAAAACCACTAATGTTTCGGAGCCTTCACATGCAATGCTTCTTGGAGAAACAGACCTTAAGTATTATTTAAATGGAGGAGATGCTAATCTGACAAATAGTCTCTATCATGATGGACTTAATAACCGTTTATTCATTGATGGGCATGTCGGGCAAGGTTTTCAAAATCAAGGTTTTATTGAAGTTCCAATAAGAACTCCATACTACTTTAGCTGGTCTAAAAATTCAGGATATTGA
- a CDS encoding sialate O-acetylesterase, with the protein MKSLYTAIFVVLISLSSVNAADKGKHLFILSGQSNMKYMDPNIAFIPAVEKAFGKENVVVIHDAQGGQPIRRWYKDWEPANGEKPTSTGMLYKRMMRKILPIVKKHKFSSVTFVWMQGEADAQAKHGDVYKKSLIGLIEQLSNDLGRKDLNVVIGRLSDCDLTNKRFPHWTMIRDIQMEVAESNPRSAWVNTDDLNDGKGENGRKLKNNLHYSIEGYKQLGERFAEKSIELIKKHD; encoded by the coding sequence ATGAAATCTCTCTATACAGCTATTTTCGTCGTACTAATTAGTCTATCCTCTGTTAATGCTGCCGACAAAGGTAAGCATCTTTTTATACTCTCGGGTCAGTCAAATATGAAATATATGGATCCTAATATTGCTTTTATACCAGCTGTAGAGAAAGCTTTTGGAAAAGAGAATGTTGTTGTTATTCATGATGCTCAAGGAGGGCAGCCCATACGTCGTTGGTATAAGGACTGGGAGCCTGCAAATGGAGAGAAACCCACATCAACTGGTATGCTTTATAAACGAATGATGAGGAAGATTTTACCGATTGTGAAAAAGCATAAATTTAGTTCTGTGACCTTTGTTTGGATGCAGGGAGAGGCTGATGCTCAAGCGAAGCATGGAGACGTGTATAAGAAGAGTTTGATTGGTTTAATAGAGCAACTCAGCAATGATTTAGGTCGCAAAGATCTTAATGTAGTTATTGGACGATTAAGTGATTGTGATCTAACAAATAAACGCTTTCCTCATTGGACAATGATTCGTGATATTCAAATGGAAGTAGCCGAGTCTAACCCACGTAGTGCCTGGGTAAACACAGATGATTTAAATGATGGGAAAGGGGAAAATGGCCGAAAATTGAAAAATAATCTTCACTATTCCATAGAAGGTTACAAACAATTAGGCGAGCGTTTTGCTGAAAAATCTATTGAATTAATCAAAAAACATGATTAA
- a CDS encoding RNA polymerase sigma factor has translation MSKEYNTRQTLLCKLIDSNDEKSWDDFVKYYEGYIYVVICNFNVDEDTAEDLLQDVLLKIWKSLPKYEYRKGECTFRTWLCLVIKSIVFNHFRKRSTKNQNQNISHEELLNNLESITEPEIDKIAELEWKSYISSMAWENIKSEFNASTIEVFELSLEQDDNALIAKKFAISVSSVRVYKSRVRKVLLREMSRLNEELGG, from the coding sequence ATGTCAAAAGAATACAACACGAGACAAACGCTGTTATGTAAACTCATTGACAGCAATGATGAGAAGTCGTGGGATGATTTTGTTAAATATTATGAAGGCTACATCTATGTTGTCATCTGTAATTTCAATGTTGATGAGGATACTGCCGAAGATTTGTTGCAGGATGTGCTGTTAAAAATCTGGAAATCTTTGCCCAAATATGAGTATCGCAAAGGAGAATGTACTTTTAGAACTTGGTTATGCTTAGTGATCAAAAGCATTGTCTTTAATCACTTTCGAAAAAGATCTACAAAAAACCAAAATCAAAATATTAGTCACGAGGAATTACTCAATAACTTGGAATCCATTACTGAACCCGAAATTGACAAAATTGCCGAACTCGAATGGAAAAGCTATATCTCAAGTATGGCCTGGGAGAATATCAAAAGTGAATTTAATGCAAGTACAATTGAAGTTTTTGAACTTTCTTTAGAGCAAGATGATAATGCGCTCATCGCAAAAAAATTCGCTATTAGCGTGTCCTCCGTTCGCGTCTATAAATCTCGTGTTCGAAAAGTTTTATTAAGAGAAATGTCTCGCCTCAACGAAGAATTGGGTGGGTAA
- a CDS encoding serine/threonine-protein kinase, translated as MSKRVKSFDKKLVGFFDDLKDLDPVPLLDMISTIEDRYCDFEYIDEGGLKLIQTCRDLQTGRTVAMASLKNKARDNQKEAFLKEARLTAALQHPNIIPLYDLGLKDKQPWFTMKLVSGTSLEKLISQVKAGESQQAEDLNIRLDIFIKVCDAVAYAHSRGILHLDIKPDNIQISEYGDVLLCDWGLAKVMAAECDEELLECYSFNPKDIDLTLDGLVKGTPCYMAPEQTSLSKSKKGIYTDIFSLGCVLYKILTFEKPFGGSNVAEIMQNTVSGNYRKASEINSDIPPSLEAVCIKAMEVDPEKRYLNVASLQKEILNYRNGFATKAENAPLIKIIKLWLIRHKTLSFAAIIILAISLFTSWFAVNNLKLEKINALQKAEKSELEASKLKLENEFHKKFNKESAPRFFKRAQSAFSSYNFEDALNFVDSAVQLDPALIDAWELKGLLHIIHEQFGAALKSLEKSQSKELLYQLAKDYYLIKKDDTQALSLPDFLQLYQRSLDQKIYYLTGGIAHRKSESSLPIQERIDLCKQVILLHNKKNIDRRFKGSVKMNFHYDSTSKHLDLSNNPWIRTALILQHFPAHSADFSNTGIKNFSCFKKQPLRSLNVSFSAIVGLNSLHNLGLIELNISHTGISNLHKLREMSLGILDLSHSAVRTTHTLKELTTLEKIFIHQGQFSDIEVQELKSKFEVIIKP; from the coding sequence ATGAGCAAAAGGGTGAAGTCATTCGACAAAAAGCTCGTCGGTTTTTTTGATGATCTTAAAGACTTAGACCCAGTCCCTCTTTTAGATATGATTTCCACCATTGAAGATCGTTATTGTGATTTTGAATACATTGATGAAGGTGGCTTGAAACTCATCCAAACTTGCAGAGATCTTCAAACGGGTCGTACTGTCGCCATGGCCAGCCTCAAGAATAAAGCCCGTGACAATCAAAAAGAAGCTTTTTTGAAAGAAGCCAGGCTCACGGCGGCCTTACAGCACCCCAATATCATTCCACTCTACGATCTGGGCCTTAAAGATAAACAGCCATGGTTCACCATGAAGCTTGTATCTGGAACCTCTTTAGAAAAGTTGATCTCGCAAGTCAAAGCAGGCGAATCTCAACAAGCCGAGGATCTCAATATCCGACTAGATATCTTTATTAAAGTTTGCGATGCCGTAGCCTACGCTCATTCACGAGGTATCCTCCACCTCGACATAAAACCCGATAATATCCAAATCAGTGAATATGGCGACGTGCTTTTATGTGACTGGGGCTTAGCCAAAGTCATGGCCGCGGAATGTGATGAAGAACTTTTAGAGTGCTACTCCTTCAACCCAAAAGATATTGATTTAACCCTCGATGGCTTAGTTAAGGGAACGCCTTGCTATATGGCACCTGAACAAACATCCCTATCCAAGTCCAAAAAGGGCATTTATACCGATATCTTTTCTTTAGGCTGCGTCTTATACAAAATCCTTACTTTCGAGAAGCCCTTTGGTGGAAGTAATGTAGCTGAAATTATGCAAAATACAGTGAGTGGAAACTACCGCAAAGCTTCCGAAATCAATAGCGATATCCCCCCTTCCTTAGAGGCTGTTTGCATAAAAGCCATGGAAGTCGACCCCGAAAAACGCTATTTAAATGTAGCTAGCCTTCAAAAAGAAATTTTAAATTATCGCAATGGCTTTGCCACCAAAGCCGAAAATGCACCCTTAATTAAAATTATAAAGCTCTGGTTAATACGCCACAAAACTTTAAGCTTTGCGGCGATTATAATCCTCGCCATTAGTCTTTTCACTTCTTGGTTTGCAGTCAATAACCTCAAGCTCGAAAAAATCAATGCCCTGCAAAAAGCCGAAAAGTCAGAACTCGAAGCATCTAAACTAAAACTCGAAAATGAATTCCACAAAAAATTCAATAAAGAGTCTGCCCCACGATTTTTTAAAAGAGCTCAAAGTGCCTTCAGTTCTTATAACTTTGAGGATGCACTCAATTTTGTCGATAGTGCGGTTCAACTCGACCCCGCTTTGATAGATGCTTGGGAACTCAAGGGGCTTCTGCATATTATTCATGAGCAATTTGGCGCAGCTCTTAAATCCCTCGAGAAGAGTCAATCAAAAGAACTTTTATATCAATTAGCAAAGGATTACTATTTGATAAAAAAGGATGATACCCAAGCTCTAAGTCTTCCGGATTTTCTGCAATTATACCAACGTTCCTTAGATCAAAAAATCTACTATTTAACTGGCGGTATTGCGCATCGCAAGTCAGAATCTAGTCTTCCTATTCAAGAGCGGATTGACTTATGTAAGCAAGTTATCCTACTGCACAATAAAAAAAATATTGACCGGCGTTTCAAGGGAAGTGTGAAAATGAACTTTCATTATGACTCCACGAGTAAACATTTAGACTTATCCAATAACCCTTGGATACGCACTGCGCTTATCCTCCAGCACTTCCCTGCCCATAGTGCCGATTTCTCTAATACAGGCATCAAAAATTTTAGTTGCTTTAAAAAACAGCCTCTACGCTCTTTAAACGTCAGTTTCAGTGCAATTGTTGGACTTAATAGCTTACATAATCTCGGTCTAATTGAGCTTAATATTTCTCACACGGGCATTTCTAACTTACATAAATTAAGAGAGATGTCACTAGGTATTTTAGACCTCAGTCATTCCGCGGTAAGAACTACTCATACTTTAAAGGAACTCACTACTCTGGAAAAAATCTTTATACATCAAGGACAATTTTCCGATATCGAAGTTCAAGAACTGAAATCAAAGTTTGAAGTCATTATAAAACCCTAA
- a CDS encoding arylsulfatase: MKKISSLKYLFVVAAMTGSAVFGQGHMAKPNILFIFSDDLSYRDLSSYGQEQFRTPNLDQLAMNGIRFTQAYSGSSECAPSRGSLMTGMHMGHCRIRANSSVRGQDHLLSEDITVAEVLKGAGYTTGFIGKWGIGLPGTEGAPDKQGFDFSYGYYDQARAHGFFPHYLMRNGKPEPIPENYGFNMKRVSTYNGRPVDRLDDVKNVYDENGNLVPDGVPVAAAAKYSEDLFQDEALSFIKKNRDKPFFLYYATQLPHGPCITPDLGAYKDKPWDLKHKEWAAMLGHLDRGVGRMLDLMEQLEILDNTIIFFAGDNGYSQWGYFGRSRNEDDYLFKNKGPWPKGKFTSTHEGGVRVPFFVYWKDKIKAGENDHICALYDVLATLADLASITPPKNDGISFAPILLGKPDEQETHQYLYWENGTMSRHAQSIRLNQWWAYRDHPSKPIELYDITEDFACKNDLAKSNPELIDRIRQIFTEAHIDSEWYVNPGESKKQTSAKRDKAISMKSMQRSTGANTAYRGRTEPTPAGEVLKVAPKE; this comes from the coding sequence ATGAAAAAAATATCATCTCTAAAGTATTTATTTGTCGTCGCGGCCATGACGGGCTCTGCAGTGTTCGGGCAAGGGCACATGGCCAAGCCAAACATCCTATTCATTTTCTCAGACGACCTGTCATACCGCGATTTGAGCAGCTACGGACAAGAGCAGTTTCGGACTCCCAATCTCGACCAGCTGGCGATGAACGGCATCCGCTTCACTCAGGCATATAGCGGTTCGTCGGAATGTGCGCCATCCCGGGGAAGCCTGATGACCGGAATGCACATGGGACATTGCCGCATTAGAGCAAATAGTTCAGTCCGGGGACAGGATCACCTCTTGAGTGAGGATATCACGGTGGCCGAGGTGCTCAAAGGGGCCGGGTACACCACAGGTTTTATCGGCAAGTGGGGCATTGGTTTGCCCGGCACCGAGGGAGCTCCTGACAAGCAGGGATTCGACTTTTCGTACGGATACTACGATCAGGCACGGGCTCATGGCTTCTTCCCTCACTACCTGATGAGAAACGGGAAGCCCGAGCCGATTCCTGAGAATTACGGATTCAACATGAAGCGTGTTAGCACCTACAATGGGCGTCCGGTAGATCGACTCGACGACGTGAAGAACGTATATGACGAGAACGGGAACCTCGTCCCCGACGGTGTCCCGGTCGCCGCTGCGGCAAAATATTCCGAAGACCTATTTCAGGATGAGGCTCTTTCCTTTATTAAAAAGAACCGGGACAAACCTTTCTTCCTCTATTACGCAACCCAACTTCCCCACGGCCCGTGCATCACACCCGATCTTGGAGCCTACAAAGACAAGCCTTGGGACCTGAAACACAAGGAATGGGCAGCCATGCTCGGCCACCTCGACCGCGGCGTTGGAAGGATGCTTGACCTTATGGAGCAGCTTGAGATCCTGGATAACACTATAATCTTCTTCGCCGGTGACAATGGATACAGCCAGTGGGGATACTTCGGTAGATCTCGAAATGAGGATGATTATCTGTTCAAAAACAAAGGTCCATGGCCGAAAGGGAAATTCACCTCCACCCATGAAGGCGGCGTGCGAGTTCCTTTCTTCGTCTATTGGAAGGACAAGATTAAGGCAGGAGAAAATGACCACATCTGCGCCCTGTATGACGTATTGGCAACGCTAGCCGACCTAGCAAGTATCACTCCCCCGAAAAACGATGGGATCAGCTTCGCCCCGATACTGCTCGGCAAACCGGATGAACAAGAGACACATCAATATCTCTATTGGGAGAATGGAACCATGTCACGGCATGCTCAAAGTATTCGCTTGAATCAGTGGTGGGCATACCGGGATCACCCTTCCAAACCGATAGAGCTATATGATATCACTGAGGACTTTGCGTGCAAGAATGATCTAGCAAAAAGCAATCCGGAGCTCATCGACAGAATCAGGCAGATCTTTACCGAAGCCCATATCGACAGTGAGTGGTATGTGAACCCGGGCGAGAGCAAGAAGCAGACATCTGCGAAACGGGACAAAGCAATATCCATGAAAAGCATGCAACGTTCAACCGGGGCAAACACCGCCTACAGAGGACGAACCGAACCAACTCCTGCAGGCGAGGTCCTAAAGGTCGCGCCTAAGGAGTGA
- a CDS encoding endonuclease/exonuclease/phosphatase family protein — MKVSKLAIFLTFIQVFACSAYAQGKQAKLRVMSYNIYRGGEMFGRELSQTAKVIQEAEADIVGIQEPRSPKGFTTQKLAKLLDWNHSSNIRKGIILTPYEIIENLDGGVKIKLPTGQEVYAFSLHLPSHPYQPYQLLGIRPKWHKNTNNIEFIKTEAEAIEWAKKARGAEIKKLLKVISSLPDKEAPVFVVGDFNEPSHLDWTEAAAKAGRHPIKVAYPNSVAMVKAGFSDSYRVIYPDEMKNPGLTWSPKYKADDPTTHLDRIDFVYFKGKGLKVTDAKIIGENSENADIVVTPYPSDHRAVVATFTLDKASALKEVK; from the coding sequence ATGAAAGTAAGTAAGCTAGCCATATTTTTGACTTTTATACAAGTATTTGCGTGTTCCGCATACGCCCAAGGCAAACAAGCTAAGCTCAGGGTCATGTCCTACAACATTTATCGTGGCGGGGAAATGTTTGGACGAGAATTATCGCAAACCGCCAAGGTCATCCAAGAGGCCGAGGCTGATATTGTTGGCATTCAGGAACCAAGAAGCCCCAAGGGGTTTACGACGCAGAAACTGGCCAAACTACTTGACTGGAATCACTCTTCGAATATAAGAAAAGGCATCATCCTAACGCCTTATGAAATTATCGAGAACCTCGACGGCGGAGTCAAGATCAAGCTCCCTACGGGTCAGGAAGTCTATGCATTTAGCCTGCACTTGCCCTCTCACCCTTACCAACCTTATCAACTTCTAGGCATCCGTCCAAAATGGCATAAAAACACCAATAATATTGAATTTATCAAGACTGAAGCAGAAGCTATTGAGTGGGCAAAAAAGGCCCGTGGTGCTGAAATTAAAAAGCTCCTTAAAGTCATTAGCTCTCTCCCCGACAAAGAGGCTCCCGTTTTTGTAGTCGGTGATTTTAATGAACCCTCACACCTGGATTGGACCGAAGCGGCCGCCAAAGCCGGCCGTCATCCCATCAAAGTCGCCTATCCAAATTCCGTAGCCATGGTCAAAGCTGGCTTCAGTGATTCTTACCGCGTTATTTATCCCGACGAAATGAAAAATCCAGGTTTAACTTGGTCACCTAAATACAAAGCCGATGACCCCACCACCCACCTTGATCGCATTGATTTTGTCTACTTCAAAGGCAAAGGACTTAAAGTGACCGACGCCAAGATCATCGGCGAAAACAGCGAGAATGCCGATATCGTAGTTACTCCTTACCCATCTGACCACCGTGCCGTGGTCGCCACTTTCACGTTAGACAAAGCATCAGCCTTAAAGGAAGTAAAATAA
- a CDS encoding sulfatase family protein: protein MKFRSLLSSLIQTTQLIGVISLLSSSSLHAKDIKQKPNFVILLADDVSSDSIGCYGSPNPHTTPHIDKLAQNGIKFTNMFVSEAMCGPARAELYTGLMPQRNGTYRNHKATNPDVKSMVHYLNDLGYRVGLAGKKHIGPENVYPFETVPGICGKAAEAKPKPDDWRGVQSFIKRDPNQPFCLVIGSIHAHSPWTVGDTKYWKKEEVVLPPNLVDTPQTRSAYWHYLAEVREFDRQVGDTLKILKDNKKLDNTIIIVLDENGTGMVGGKWTVFDWGVRSACVIKCPDSWKANFATDAITQYCDIVPTLIDAAGGTPSPDLDGRSLLPLIKGETKTHRKQAFFLFNNRVHQTKGDPHFSIRSVTNGKYKLIWNLTPQNLYVVNVTSTDLTGRVRPTDHGRIYASMIDRMKTDEHAGKMVNRIRSRPQYQLYDLQNDPYELKNLAENSEYSAMISKCKKDIKKWMKDQGDDGHVDPEGMKVIKYNDYQFPYPKTN from the coding sequence ATGAAATTTAGATCTCTTTTATCTAGCCTCATACAAACAACTCAACTTATAGGTGTCATCAGCTTATTAAGCTCAAGTTCACTCCACGCCAAAGACATCAAGCAAAAGCCCAACTTTGTCATCTTACTCGCGGATGACGTAAGCTCAGATAGCATCGGCTGTTATGGTTCTCCCAATCCCCATACCACACCCCATATCGACAAACTTGCCCAAAACGGCATTAAATTTACCAATATGTTTGTGAGCGAAGCCATGTGTGGCCCTGCTCGCGCCGAGCTATATACTGGCCTAATGCCCCAGCGAAATGGGACTTATCGCAATCATAAAGCCACAAACCCCGATGTTAAAAGTATGGTGCACTACCTCAACGATCTCGGCTACCGTGTTGGTCTGGCAGGAAAAAAACACATCGGTCCCGAGAATGTATACCCATTTGAAACTGTTCCTGGTATTTGTGGCAAAGCAGCCGAAGCAAAGCCCAAACCCGATGACTGGCGCGGAGTTCAAAGCTTTATCAAACGCGATCCCAATCAACCCTTTTGTCTCGTTATTGGCTCCATTCATGCCCATTCACCTTGGACTGTCGGGGACACCAAATACTGGAAAAAAGAGGAAGTCGTCCTACCTCCAAATTTAGTGGACACGCCACAGACAAGATCCGCCTATTGGCACTACCTGGCCGAAGTAAGAGAATTTGACCGTCAAGTGGGCGACACCCTAAAAATCCTTAAAGACAATAAGAAATTGGATAATACCATCATTATTGTACTGGATGAAAATGGCACTGGTATGGTGGGAGGTAAATGGACGGTCTTTGACTGGGGAGTTCGCTCAGCCTGTGTCATTAAATGTCCCGATAGCTGGAAAGCTAATTTTGCGACTGACGCCATTACTCAATACTGTGATATCGTACCGACTTTGATCGATGCCGCTGGTGGCACTCCTTCCCCCGATCTAGATGGCAGAAGTTTACTTCCTCTCATAAAAGGAGAAACAAAAACTCATCGCAAACAAGCCTTTTTCCTCTTTAATAACCGCGTCCACCAAACTAAAGGGGACCCCCATTTCAGCATACGATCCGTGACCAATGGCAAATATAAATTGATATGGAATCTAACACCACAGAACCTCTACGTGGTCAATGTCACTTCCACTGATTTAACTGGGAGAGTACGCCCCACAGATCACGGCCGCATATATGCATCCATGATTGATCGCATGAAAACGGATGAACATGCGGGAAAAATGGTCAATAGGATCCGGTCCAGACCACAGTATCAACTCTATGATTTACAAAACGATCCCTATGAACTTAAGAATCTTGCAGAAAACTCCGAATATTCTGCCATGATTTCAAAATGCAAAAAAGACATCAAGAAATGGATGAAAGATCAAGGGGATGACGGCCATGTAGATCCAGAGGGGATGAAGGTCATCAAATACAATGATTACCAATTCCCCTACCCCAAGACAAACTAA
- a CDS encoding sulfatase-like hydrolase/transferase: MTKAIILGLLFSLSSFCSTTPQSSVEKPNILFIMLDDLGKEWISCYGAEDIKTPNIDALAAGGMMFNNAYSMPSCTPSRTTVLTGKYPWRTGWTSHWDVPRWGVAYFDWKLKENSTFASLMRDNGYSTCAVGKWQINDFRLEPHVLKKHGFDDWAMWTGCETGNEKVSASRNYSPYINTPAEGSKVYKDEFIADVCTDYLIKYMRQHKDKAMCLYYPMPLPHPPLMATPDEPKVKTRIAKHRALVRYIDKTVGQIVNTLEELKIRDRTIIIFSTDNGTIPGITGTVNGLPVRGEKGRKSERGVCAPFIVNCPGLVPAGIKTDAIADFSDLLPTFIELAGGQIPEDLIIDGKSFAPLILGDKNYVPREWIMSIGESAGQITKDGVRNKDAFGKRVIRDKQYKVWVSNKKTIDRLHDLKIDPREKTNFLNSKLPEHKLALKKFQAIVDSLPDKDAHRAYTPRATNPWDMKLKTTKSPKAIK; this comes from the coding sequence ATGACTAAAGCCATTATTTTAGGATTGCTCTTTTCTTTGAGTAGCTTTTGTAGTACGACCCCTCAATCATCCGTCGAGAAACCCAATATCCTATTCATAATGCTCGATGACCTCGGCAAAGAATGGATATCTTGCTACGGCGCTGAAGACATCAAGACCCCAAATATTGATGCTCTTGCCGCCGGTGGCATGATGTTTAATAATGCCTACTCCATGCCCTCCTGTACCCCTTCACGCACCACCGTCCTGACTGGTAAATACCCCTGGCGTACCGGCTGGACGAGTCATTGGGACGTGCCACGCTGGGGCGTCGCCTACTTTGATTGGAAGCTAAAGGAAAACTCCACCTTTGCGAGCCTCATGAGAGATAATGGTTACTCCACTTGCGCCGTAGGCAAGTGGCAGATCAATGACTTTCGACTCGAACCTCATGTCCTGAAGAAACATGGCTTCGATGACTGGGCCATGTGGACGGGCTGCGAGACCGGTAACGAAAAAGTGAGTGCGAGCCGTAATTATAGCCCTTACATCAACACGCCTGCAGAAGGCAGCAAGGTATACAAAGATGAGTTTATTGCTGACGTTTGCACCGACTACCTGATTAAGTACATGCGTCAGCACAAAGACAAAGCCATGTGTCTCTATTACCCAATGCCACTTCCGCATCCGCCGCTAATGGCAACCCCTGATGAGCCTAAGGTAAAGACCCGCATCGCTAAGCATAGAGCCTTGGTGCGCTACATAGACAAAACTGTCGGCCAGATAGTTAACACCCTTGAAGAACTAAAGATCCGTGATCGAACCATCATTATCTTTTCAACAGATAATGGCACCATCCCTGGCATCACGGGCACCGTGAACGGACTCCCCGTCAGAGGAGAAAAGGGACGAAAGTCGGAACGCGGCGTTTGCGCTCCCTTCATTGTCAACTGTCCAGGACTCGTTCCCGCTGGAATCAAAACCGACGCTATCGCCGATTTCTCTGACTTGCTTCCTACCTTCATCGAACTCGCCGGCGGCCAGATTCCAGAAGATCTCATCATCGATGGGAAATCATTTGCCCCCTTGATCCTAGGCGACAAAAACTACGTGCCACGCGAGTGGATCATGTCCATCGGCGAAAGCGCCGGTCAGATCACCAAAGACGGCGTGCGCAACAAAGACGCCTTTGGCAAGCGTGTCATCCGTGACAAGCAATACAAGGTCTGGGTATCGAACAAAAAGACGATCGACCGCCTCCACGATCTCAAGATAGACCCCAGAGAAAAAACAAACTTCCTCAATAGCAAGCTCCCAGAGCACAAACTGGCCCTAAAAAAGTTTCAGGCTATCGTCGACTCACTTCCCGATAAGGACGCCCACCGGGCCTACACACCCAGAGCGACTAACCCTTGGGACATGAAGCTCAAAACAACAAAATCCCCTAAGGCAATTAAATGA